Genomic DNA from Paenibacillus donghaensis:
ACCGCCCAATTTTTGCGTGTCCGCAACTGGAGGGTCATGCTCTGGTTCATTGCTCCGGTCATTTTTGTGTTTGCGTTAATTCCCCAAAATGTTACGGAGGCAACTGGGCATTACTTGAACCGTTACTGGGTGCCGTTCGTGCTGCCCGTCAATATGATCGGTCTCCCCTTGCTCTTGCTTATCGTCGGGAAATGGAGACAACAGAATAGATCAACTCCGGTATAGATGCCAAAAACTTCTCTCTTTAAAGTCGATTGACGGAATAGAAAAAAGCAACTCAACCGAAAAAGACCGAATACCTACTCAAGTCTCTTCAATTAGCTGCTATTTTACCAACATCACTACAAGCTCATCCTCCTTTTGATGATTTTAGAACTGGTGTTCCAGAGGAAAAACCTCCCATCCTGTCGAATAGTTAAAGGTTAACGTAGGTTGCTTGGCTTGATTTTAGAAGAAAGGAGGTAACATTTTGAATAAAGAAGTGGTCATTAGACTCATAGACGAAGTAACTGAAGAAGTATTTTCCCAGAATAAAAGCACATTGGAAGATGAAGGAGTTCTGACTGGTAATATAGAACTGGCTATTAAGTTGTCAGCTTTAACAACGGTCAAGATCCTTGAGAAGCTTGAACTCATTGATAAAGATTAAACATCAATCGGTGATTGCCAGCTTTGCGCTGTTGTCCATTAATCGCTTTTACGGCTGCTCTGCCGATCTCCTGCGAATTAACTGTAATGGTTACCGTATCAGATCTCTGAGCAGCTATTTCCTCTCACACAATCTCCCTGATCCGTTGTTCATCCATCCTATTCCCTCCATCTCCTCAACACCAAAAGCCCCGCCAGCTTTGGCGAGACCCCGTGAGTTGGGTATATTATTTTTGCAGAGCGTCAATTTGGGCCTGCACCTCTGCGATTTCATTGTTAGGCTACTCGTCAAACGCCCCAAATCGAGTACCGTATACTTGTATTCGTTCATCAATGATCCGACCCAGTGCTCAGAGTCCCTTTGAGATAAATGACTACTACAAATGAGATTTGTTGTGTTTTCATCATTTATAATTGAGACTTTTCTAATTTCAACCGGAATTGAAAAACGGTCTCCACAGAGAAAAGGATCACAGAGCGGAATAATAAGCCGCCTGTGATCCTGCTATTAACTGTATATTAAAATGAATTAGAATACCTCGTAATTATGGCCATAGTTATTATCCCAATACGTTTGCCCGCCAGTTATATACGAAATCGTATATTTAACATTTGTAGCACCCGGAACATTGAAACTGTAGTTCCAGTTTTCAACACTATTGAAATTATTCAAGGAGCCATTATAAGTGGCGTAGCCCTCATGAGTCGTTGCCCAATCGTCCGTTGTGTACAGTATTTTTACTGTTTTCGTCGGATTCAGGTTTTTCACATAGATATTTCCGCTAAATTCACCATTGCTCAGAGTACTATTGGCGTTAAGCACATGGGGTGATCCCAAAATCACGGATCTTAGGGGAACTGTACTATTCACTTCATTGTAATAATTCGTTGACCCGTTGTTATCCCAATAGGTCTGGTTATTCACTTCGTATTTGACTGAGAATTTTATGAAGCTCAGATTCTTCAACTCGGAATGATCTGTTGTAGAACCATTTGTGGAAATGCTAAAACGCCACTTCTCATGGTTTACATCCGTCGGCCCTACATAATACGCACTCGTATCATGCCAATTTGTGTTATCTGTCGTGTAATGGACAATCACATTCTTCACGGGTCCCAGATTAGCAACTTCAATATTGCCGCTGAATCCGACATATCCAGGTTTATAAATAACGCTGACATCCGAGTCAATAAGCTTGACCTCATCACCGCTGGCAAATGCCGATCCAACAAAGGATAAACCAAAAATCAGAGTAAACATCATCAATCCAGCAAATAGTTTTTTCATTGCTTTCACAGTTCTCACTCCTCTAATTTTAAATTTTCACACCTGAGTCTGAGCCGACAAGGAAGACATACATTTGTACACTTTATTGTTCTTTCATCCCTCCTTTAACACTTTGAAACAAAATTGTAATTTTCGGAAAGTTAATATTTTCCTTTCCCATTAATACAATAACTTTAGCTGAACTATATGTAAATAGTAAATAAGTAACATATTTTATATATTAAGTAATGGTATATTTTGTCATAAAAAGTCCAAATAGAGGGAATTATCGCAAAAAAAATCCCTTAAAGGCAATCGACATTCGCCTCAAGGGATTTTATTAAAAAGCTATATCTTTAGGCGAGTCCATAATGAATTTCGCTGCAATTTGCTGAATAGCTTTGACCGTTATCTCCTTCTTGGTGTTCCAGCTTGGAGAATCAAAGAAATAAGGCAATTCTCAGACCATCCACTTCAATTAATACATCGTGCGGTTGGAGCTCCCTCCGTTGCATGGTTGTTTTTTCGAATGCTTAAAACACGAGTTGTTGTCATCTTGTTATTATTTCCTTTTCATATAATATCGTATAAGCCTATGCAGCATACAGTCGGTCTTAGAATCCTGTAGTATACTGTGTAGGGATTGCAGTTTCTTTTCTCAATTTTGATGCGGCTTCCAGTGACCAATAAGGATTTCTCAGCATCCCTCTGCCCACAGCAACCAGATCAGCTTCTTCATTTCCGATAACTGCATTCGCCAAAATTGGATCATCGAGTCTTCCAACGGCCATCACCGGAATATCCAGAGCTTTTCTGATATCTTTTGCCAGGGGGACTTGATACGCTGCGTGAGTTCCTGGTCTGCCCCATGCAGCTATGGGTCCCTCACCGCCGGATGAAATATCAAACATGTCTACCCCTGCTTTTTGATATTCCTTGGCAAAAGCAATGCTTTCCTGAATGCCATATCCGCCCTCAACGTATTCCTTGGCCGAAATACGCATCAAGAGAGGCATGTCTTCAGGCATCTCGGCCTTGGCTACCTGAATGATCTCCCGACCAAATCGGGTAAGGTCTTTACCATATTCATCTTCCCGTTTGTTTGTAAGCGGAGAATGGAATTGATGAATCAAATAACCGTGTGCTCCATGAAGTTCGATGGTATCAAATCCAGCCTTGACAGCGCGAGCTACAGCAGTGCGGAATTTCTCCACCATTC
This window encodes:
- a CDS encoding carbohydrate-binding protein, encoding MKKLFAGLMMFTLIFGLSFVGSAFASGDEVKLIDSDVSVIYKPGYVGFSGNIEVANLGPVKNVIVHYTTDNTNWHDTSAYYVGPTDVNHEKWRFSISTNGSTTDHSELKNLSFIKFSVKYEVNNQTYWDNNGSTNYYNEVNSTVPLRSVILGSPHVLNANSTLSNGEFSGNIYVKNLNPTKTVKILYTTDDWATTHEGYATYNGSLNNFNSVENWNYSFNVPGATNVKYTISYITGGQTYWDNNYGHNYEVF
- a CDS encoding NADH:flavin oxidoreductase/NADH oxidase gives rise to the protein MKDIFSPYTIKGLELKNRIVMSPMCQYSVDNKDGIATDWHYLHYVSRAVGGAGFIMIEMTDVEPDGRISDFDLGLWSDEQIPALKRIVEACHSYGAKVGIQIAHAGRKAEDAEVPVAPSAIAFDENSKQPRALTTEEVKGMVEKFRTAVARAVKAGFDTIELHGAHGYLIHQFHSPLTNKREDEYGKDLTRFGREIIQVAKAEMPEDMPLLMRISAKEYVEGGYGIQESIAFAKEYQKAGVDMFDISSGGEGPIAAWGRPGTHAAYQVPLAKDIRKALDIPVMAVGRLDDPILANAVIGNEEADLVAVGRGMLRNPYWSLEAASKLRKETAIPTQYTTGF